A single window of Carnobacterium maltaromaticum DSM 20342 DNA harbors:
- a CDS encoding type II toxin-antitoxin system Phd/YefM family antitoxin yields the protein MQATNFSDFRKDMKKYLDRVTYDFDTVIVTRKDNANVVVISEKEYNNLMENQHVLGSRTNREWLEASREQLEKGKFVEHELLGTEDD from the coding sequence ATGCAAGCTACAAATTTTAGTGACTTCAGAAAAGATATGAAAAAGTATTTAGATAGAGTTACCTATGATTTTGACACGGTGATTGTAACGAGAAAAGATAATGCTAATGTGGTCGTTATTTCTGAAAAAGAATACAATAATTTGATGGAAAATCAACACGTATTAGGAAGTAGAACAAATAGAGAATGGCTTGAAGCCTCAAGAGAACAACTTGAAAAAGGGAAGTTTGTGGAACACGAGCTATTAGGTACGGAAGATGATTAA
- a CDS encoding Txe/YoeB family addiction module toxin, producing the protein MIKRFSDNAWEDYLYWQTQDKKTLKRINKLIKDIERTPFEGMGKPEPLRFNWAGYWSRRINDVDRIIYSIEEDTINILGCKGHYD; encoded by the coding sequence ATGATTAAACGTTTTTCAGATAATGCCTGGGAAGACTATCTTTACTGGCAAACACAAGATAAAAAAACATTAAAAAGAATCAACAAATTAATTAAAGATATAGAACGTACTCCTTTTGAGGGGATGGGAAAACCAGAACCACTAAGATTTAATTGGGCTGGCTATTGGTCTAGAAGAATTAACGATGTTGATAGAATTATTTATTCAATTGAGGAAGATACAATTAACATTCTTGGATGTAAAGGTCATTACGATTAA
- a CDS encoding pLS20_p028 family conjugation system transmembrane protein codes for MNSILYTVLASESSKEALEFLERFKDWIDHADVVMFIVRAVQWGFVKFLFTFASMAEKSVDNILTLGGFLNYGPIATIYNSMKLIALAIIIVMVAIMGLKTMFNMGPKLKETTIRMVIIGCLMVELPALMTMSLDISKSFFEESKSAGSTTVTNNSLSFSIIKENTADLAFAAMGDFAVLEQGNTIIDAPGQSGTVVPEKNMLTEEMFGMVSMVDVITPTDADKLAKASPRAKYLGYKMSFDYNGVQEAVKIENGFFDMFKEGVFRFPANFATINIGLITLGFAYVMALFVLVQNFIELAFKKILFPIVAASDIETGQRTKKFVEDISQSFLAIMLTGLSLRVFTIYYGYISTLGLNWFLFSIASFVGAMVCMNGTNTIAKHFGVDVGVKDGLKGMLMMMAAGKLTKDAVTGAGKGAKNLAGKGIEATEAGFEKAKKSVNDAKTGVDKGAKKLGSEMAQFEERGLSGYATDKKEAMKQAATDKKEEAQEKALETVGKIAKPVKDIKDNFQKGQEDGIVKSVQKNTADNKAEKEDQSKSAREAEVANKGRLAVNNEADGEVSKTGVPSGPIKNKDHLDPNAVKEAKGEEKSISTTVPVKQDNSQKIKEAMNSGSLNKDVEKDNPTLSTSTKPNTDENQATPRSLDGIKTEGVAKVEGAVKAEGELKGQGTVEKSLTTNPTNATTPTKIDADVKTSVQGNGSAGSVNLNFEETKQQQFNSTSSNAATVNQTMNQNETRNVTENMQATTNVANNQTNQVTKNKNNQLNSNVAVHGSGASNLKPRSNSLKGHGNFEVNFDNLFDKEPSE; via the coding sequence ATGAATTCAATATTATACACGGTGCTAGCTTCAGAAAGTAGTAAAGAAGCCCTTGAATTTTTAGAAAGATTTAAAGATTGGATTGATCATGCGGACGTAGTGATGTTTATTGTGAGAGCGGTCCAATGGGGATTTGTTAAATTTTTATTCACATTCGCTTCTATGGCTGAAAAAAGTGTAGATAACATATTAACATTAGGTGGATTTTTAAACTATGGTCCAATTGCTACAATATACAATTCAATGAAGCTAATTGCATTAGCTATAATTATTGTAATGGTAGCTATTATGGGGCTTAAAACAATGTTTAACATGGGCCCGAAGTTAAAAGAAACTACCATTCGGATGGTAATAATAGGGTGTTTAATGGTCGAATTACCAGCATTGATGACGATGAGTTTGGATATTTCAAAGTCTTTTTTTGAAGAAAGTAAATCTGCTGGTTCAACAACAGTAACTAATAACTCTTTATCCTTTTCTATTATAAAAGAAAATACTGCCGATTTAGCTTTTGCTGCAATGGGAGATTTTGCAGTGTTAGAACAAGGAAATACTATTATTGATGCACCAGGTCAATCAGGTACAGTTGTTCCTGAAAAAAATATGTTGACTGAAGAAATGTTTGGTATGGTTAGTATGGTGGATGTCATTACACCAACGGATGCTGATAAACTTGCCAAGGCAAGTCCAAGAGCTAAATATCTAGGTTATAAAATGAGTTTTGATTACAACGGAGTACAAGAGGCGGTAAAAATTGAAAATGGATTTTTCGACATGTTTAAAGAAGGAGTCTTTAGATTTCCTGCTAACTTTGCAACAATAAATATAGGGCTAATAACGTTAGGATTCGCATACGTTATGGCCCTTTTTGTTTTGGTTCAAAATTTTATTGAATTAGCGTTCAAGAAAATTTTGTTCCCAATCGTTGCAGCCTCAGATATTGAAACAGGACAACGAACTAAAAAATTTGTAGAAGATATTTCGCAATCCTTTTTAGCAATTATGTTAACTGGATTAAGTTTAAGAGTATTTACAATCTACTATGGTTACATTAGTACGTTGGGGTTAAATTGGTTCCTATTCTCTATTGCAAGCTTTGTAGGGGCTATGGTTTGTATGAATGGTACAAATACAATAGCGAAGCACTTTGGCGTGGACGTAGGCGTTAAAGATGGTCTTAAAGGCATGTTAATGATGATGGCAGCTGGTAAATTAACAAAAGATGCTGTTACTGGAGCTGGAAAAGGTGCTAAAAATCTTGCTGGAAAAGGAATTGAAGCTACTGAAGCTGGATTTGAAAAAGCTAAAAAATCAGTTAATGATGCAAAAACAGGCGTGGATAAAGGAGCTAAGAAGCTTGGAAGTGAAATGGCTCAATTTGAAGAACGTGGATTATCAGGATATGCAACAGATAAAAAAGAGGCTATGAAGCAAGCCGCAACTGATAAAAAAGAAGAAGCACAAGAAAAAGCACTTGAAACAGTAGGGAAAATTGCCAAACCAGTTAAAGATATTAAAGACAATTTCCAAAAAGGGCAAGAAGATGGAATTGTTAAAAGCGTTCAAAAAAATACAGCAGATAATAAAGCTGAAAAAGAAGATCAAAGTAAATCAGCAAGAGAAGCAGAGGTTGCTAATAAAGGTCGTTTAGCAGTAAATAATGAGGCTGATGGTGAAGTTAGTAAAACTGGCGTTCCAAGTGGACCAATTAAAAATAAAGATCATTTGGATCCAAATGCAGTTAAAGAGGCTAAAGGTGAAGAAAAATCAATTTCTACAACTGTTCCAGTGAAACAAGACAATAGTCAGAAAATAAAAGAGGCTATGAACTCAGGATCGTTGAACAAAGATGTAGAAAAAGACAATCCAACACTTTCAACATCGACTAAACCTAATACTGATGAAAATCAAGCTACGCCAAGATCATTAGATGGAATCAAAACTGAAGGAGTTGCAAAAGTTGAAGGAGCTGTTAAAGCTGAAGGCGAATTAAAAGGCCAAGGCACAGTAGAAAAATCTCTTACAACTAACCCAACAAATGCAACAACACCAACTAAAATAGATGCTGATGTTAAAACAAGTGTACAAGGTAATGGCAGTGCGGGGTCTGTTAACTTGAATTTTGAAGAAACCAAACAACAACAATTTAATAGTACGTCTTCAAATGCAGCAACCGTGAACCAAACCATGAATCAAAATGAAACAAGAAATGTCACTGAAAATATGCAAGCAACTACAAACGTTGCAAATAATCAAACGAATCAAGTAACAAAAAATAAAAATAATCAATTGAATTCAAATGTGGCCGTCCACGGAAGTGGAGCGAGTAATCTAAAACCAAGATCTAATAGTCTAAAAGGTCATGGTAATTTTGAAGTGAATTTTGATAATCTATTTGATAAAGAACCGTCTGAATAA
- a CDS encoding DUF5592 family protein encodes MENYNNLRIPRNIKAQIKLYMFFFVDIMIVVGFVLLGYYAQQIVQFTAPVFGLMMATNLIFGIYLCMKPAACPDKRNFQVILQLLVMDTRKYITQHYSSKE; translated from the coding sequence ATGGAAAATTACAATAATTTAAGAATTCCAAGAAATATTAAGGCGCAAATCAAATTGTACATGTTTTTTTTCGTAGACATTATGATTGTAGTTGGATTCGTGTTACTTGGATACTATGCTCAACAAATTGTTCAATTCACAGCGCCAGTATTTGGGTTGATGATGGCAACAAATTTAATTTTTGGGATTTATTTGTGTATGAAACCAGCTGCTTGTCCGGATAAAAGAAATTTCCAAGTGATTTTACAACTATTGGTTATGGATACGAGAAAATATATTACACAGCACTACTCTTCTAAAGAGTAG
- a CDS encoding VirB4 family type IV secretion system protein gives MNSKQLAELERNNYDLEFIERIQPQGGIRFKERHIEAGDGYYAAVHVYRFPRNVPPFWLTHLTDNSKSITSIDIATANKEEVLSAVNKTLGEFEERTTSERKYTDRNDAMDEFQQLSNFASQVTQGGEIIKIMQIRIFLSADTLEELEKDISELRKKLNGLDYKATPCLFEQKEEWLSLFTSYSKQQKNSISKRPGIEIPSLAVGGGYPFNHQFLMDPWGGHIGTTSTNGPFVFDPYIITEDRASFSAMVLGMMGFGKSTFLKMIEDMLVGRNTIIRGIEKNGDWYNLVQGQDGKIIDLAGGHGIVNPLEVFATVTDKTARFIDELGSYQQNKAKLTAQIRFLNPDMRAIDVLDLGKLVDQFYIKKGMLEEEFMKNRDKIKITGLPHTAYPIMSELAEFINEQLKTDHYQSVTPRKKEELENIQTVINAMAYEYSALFDGHTSLENFDDEQIVFYDIDGISTLSPEIFHCQLFTSLSITWSQAMKNGRKMKNLLFEKKIAPEDVTYFIFLLDECQNIINTNNMFAVDYIVKFIKEMRKFSAAVYFATQSPQEILPEGASSTDVSKIKQVFELCSNKFYLNLDDSVMERMKQVLGNSLTQSEYDSLPRLKKGQVFANLGGKLKYTVDVDPTEEQLERFAGGH, from the coding sequence ATGAACTCGAAACAATTAGCTGAACTAGAGAGAAATAATTATGATTTAGAATTTATTGAGCGGATTCAACCGCAAGGTGGAATTCGTTTTAAAGAACGACATATAGAAGCTGGTGATGGTTATTATGCTGCTGTACATGTGTATCGGTTTCCACGAAATGTGCCACCATTTTGGTTGACTCATTTAACAGATAATTCAAAGTCTATAACGTCAATTGATATTGCAACAGCCAATAAAGAAGAAGTCTTGTCAGCTGTAAATAAAACACTTGGTGAATTTGAAGAACGAACGACAAGTGAAAGAAAATATACAGATAGAAATGATGCGATGGATGAATTTCAACAACTATCAAATTTTGCAAGCCAAGTAACACAAGGCGGCGAGATTATTAAAATCATGCAAATACGTATATTTTTAAGTGCAGATACATTAGAAGAATTGGAAAAAGACATTTCTGAACTGCGAAAAAAACTAAATGGTTTAGATTATAAAGCGACACCGTGCCTTTTCGAACAAAAAGAGGAATGGTTGTCGCTTTTTACATCCTATTCAAAGCAACAAAAAAATAGTATCAGTAAAAGACCTGGTATTGAAATTCCTTCGTTGGCGGTAGGAGGTGGTTATCCATTTAACCATCAATTCTTAATGGATCCGTGGGGTGGTCATATTGGAACAACTAGTACAAATGGTCCTTTTGTTTTTGATCCATACATTATTACTGAAGACCGAGCTTCATTCTCAGCAATGGTGCTTGGAATGATGGGTTTTGGGAAATCAACCTTCTTAAAAATGATAGAAGACATGCTAGTTGGAAGAAATACAATTATTCGAGGAATCGAAAAAAACGGAGATTGGTACAATTTAGTACAAGGTCAAGACGGAAAAATCATTGATTTAGCTGGTGGTCATGGGATTGTTAATCCTTTGGAAGTTTTTGCGACTGTTACAGATAAAACGGCCCGTTTTATTGATGAATTAGGAAGCTATCAACAGAATAAAGCGAAGCTAACAGCGCAAATTCGATTTTTAAATCCAGATATGCGTGCCATCGATGTTTTAGATTTAGGAAAACTAGTGGATCAATTTTATATTAAAAAAGGCATGTTAGAAGAAGAGTTCATGAAAAATAGAGATAAAATTAAAATTACGGGCCTTCCACACACAGCCTATCCTATTATGAGTGAATTAGCGGAATTCATTAATGAACAACTAAAAACAGATCACTACCAAAGTGTAACACCACGAAAAAAAGAGGAACTTGAAAATATTCAAACCGTAATTAATGCAATGGCTTATGAATACAGCGCATTGTTTGATGGTCATACATCACTAGAAAATTTTGATGATGAACAAATTGTGTTTTATGACATCGATGGAATTAGTACACTAAGTCCTGAAATATTCCATTGCCAACTATTTACATCATTATCCATTACTTGGAGCCAGGCAATGAAAAATGGTCGTAAAATGAAAAATTTATTATTTGAGAAAAAAATAGCACCTGAAGATGTTACGTATTTCATATTTTTACTAGACGAATGTCAGAATATCATCAATACAAATAATATGTTTGCGGTTGATTATATTGTGAAATTCATAAAAGAAATGAGAAAGTTTTCGGCTGCTGTGTACTTTGCGACACAATCGCCACAAGAAATACTTCCTGAAGGAGCTAGCTCTACTGATGTGTCAAAAATAAAACAGGTCTTTGAATTGTGTTCGAATAAGTTTTATTTAAACCTTGATGATTCTGTTATGGAACGAATGAAACAAGTATTAGGTAATTCATTAACACAATCAGAATATGATTCATTACCTAGATTAAAAAAAGGTCAAGTATTTGCGAACTTAGGTGGAAAGTTGAAATATACAGTCGATGTGGATCCAACTGAAGAACAATTAGAGAGATTCGCTGGAGGACATTAA